In Planctomycetia bacterium, the genomic window CCGATCTGTTCGAGCATTTGATCTTGCGCGCATTTCACGACCGTCGTGAACGGGAACATGAACTCGTCTTTCGCGATGCCGGCGGAAGATGAGTCGCAATGCACGACCGTCGGCCGCAAGTAGGCACAGCGCTCAAGCTCGACCAAGCGTGGGCCGTATTTCTCGGTGGCGTGCGTAACGCCCGACTCCGCGAACTTGCTTTCGATGAGCTTCCAAATCGATTGCGCAGCGCCGGGAACCGTGAATGCTGCGAGCGCGGCAGCCGGATCTTCCGGCGGCTTCGCTTCGATCGGCCCGATACGCTCGGCCAATGCCGCTGCGATCTCTTTCGTGTGCCTTGAGGCCCAAATGCCCGAGGCGTTGATGCAACCACGACCGCTGTTGGCGAAGACGCTGTCGACCATCACGTCGAGATACTTCGGCCAATCGTCGACGATGTCGTCGCCGAGGAGAATCTTCGAGAAGCCCGGCCCGTGGGCCTGCACCTTCGGGTTCCCCTTATAGCGCTCGATGGTGGCGGTGCCGCCGAAGATCATACTGCGATCGCAATGCGAAAGCACGGCGGGGCCGACATCGTGGCCGCCGGGATAGATCGAGATCGCTTCGCGGGGAATGCCGGCTTCGTAGAACGCCGAGGTAAGACGATACGGAGTCCAAGGCTCTTGCGCGCCGGGCTTGAGCACCAAGCCGATCTGGAGCGGAATCATCGGAAGCCACAGCGTGTGGACGCCCGGCGAATTCGAGGGGAGCACGAGCCCGACGACCGGCGATTGCGCTTGGTAGCTGACGATCACATTGCGGCTCTCC contains:
- a CDS encoding aldehyde dehydrogenase family protein, giving the protein MLNIPVLRWGKPYESLEVSEVKHFLTGETIAKVSQANGGLLQRDMRFAQRARDVLREIPPAELLQRIKKAADLYLTGTLPMGDGVQTPDDFAKQQSASTGLPVAMAKANMTKNHFVLTNMDKMIDALTRGLDPNILSRGFGMESRNVIVSYQAQSPVVGLVLPSNSPGVHTLWLPMIPLQIGLVLKPGAQEPWTPYRLTSAFYEAGIPREAISIYPGGHDVGPAVLSHCDRSMIFGGTATIERYKGNPKVQAHGPGFSKILLGDDIVDDWPKYLDVMVDSVFANSGRGCINASGIWASRHTKEIAAALAERIGPIEAKPPEDPAAALAAFTVPGAAQSIWKLIESKFAESGVTHATEKYGPRLVELERCAYLRPTVVHCDSSSAGIAKDEFMFPFTTVVKCAQDQMLEQIGPTLVCTAITNDEAWARKLTDAVHIDRLNIGPVPTIRLDWLQPHEGNIVEFLFRNRAYQTTPERLKKLETKN